A single window of Girardinichthys multiradiatus isolate DD_20200921_A chromosome 15, DD_fGirMul_XY1, whole genome shotgun sequence DNA harbors:
- the si:ch211-22i13.2 gene encoding pinin isoform X1, with translation MSTRAERRVSSSSSRTDERTRSGSRGRGKKKRKRSRSRSSSSSSSSSSSPSSSSSSSHSSSSSSHSSSSTRSSSSSSDSRSKSRKQSKRRKKEKHKKKGKKEKKQKRKKDKKAKGGEDKSGPVQISKYLKDRDKGKYSMISGKKIKMKVKKSKKDKQRDKNRAELLDFLNSTL, from the exons ATG tCAACCAGAGCGGAACGCAGGGTTTCCAGCTCCTCATCCAGGACAGATGAAAGGACGAGGTCAGGGAGCAGAG gaagaggaaaaaagaaacgGAAACGAAGCCGTAGCAGATCATCTTCGTCATCTTCTAGCTCGTCATCTtcaccctcctcttcctcctccagtTCTCACAGCTCTTCAAGTTCATCGCATTCATCAAGCAGCACCAGAAGTAGCTCTAGCAGCAGTG ACTCTCGCAGTAAATCCAGAAAGCAGTCCAAGAGAAGGAAAAAGGAGAAGCACAAAAAA AAAgggaagaaagagaagaagcaAAAGCGtaaaaaagacaagaaagcAAAAGGAGGGGAGGACAAATCGGGACCTGTTCAGATTTCTAAG taTTTAAAAGACAGAGACAAAGGCAAGTACAGCATGATTTCAGGGAAGAAGATAAAGATGAAAGTAAAGAAgtcaaaaaaagacaaacag CGTGATAAAAATCGAGCAGAACTTCTCGACTTCTTGAACTCTACCCTGTGA
- the si:ch211-22i13.2 gene encoding pinin isoform X2, giving the protein MSTRAERRVSSSSSRTDERTRSGSRGRGKKKRKRSRSRSSSSSSSSSSSPSSSSSSSHSSSSSSHSSSSTRSSSSSSDSRSKSRKQSKRRKKEKHKKYLKDRDKGKYSMISGKKIKMKVKKSKKDKQRDKNRAELLDFLNSTL; this is encoded by the exons ATG tCAACCAGAGCGGAACGCAGGGTTTCCAGCTCCTCATCCAGGACAGATGAAAGGACGAGGTCAGGGAGCAGAG gaagaggaaaaaagaaacgGAAACGAAGCCGTAGCAGATCATCTTCGTCATCTTCTAGCTCGTCATCTtcaccctcctcttcctcctccagtTCTCACAGCTCTTCAAGTTCATCGCATTCATCAAGCAGCACCAGAAGTAGCTCTAGCAGCAGTG ACTCTCGCAGTAAATCCAGAAAGCAGTCCAAGAGAAGGAAAAAGGAGAAGCACAAAAAA taTTTAAAAGACAGAGACAAAGGCAAGTACAGCATGATTTCAGGGAAGAAGATAAAGATGAAAGTAAAGAAgtcaaaaaaagacaaacag CGTGATAAAAATCGAGCAGAACTTCTCGACTTCTTGAACTCTACCCTGTGA